The sequence TTGCGCCAAATCCAAGTTTTCCGCGAAATTCTGAGTTCCGGCAAATTCGAATTGCTCGCGCCGCTGCGCGCGCCAGATCTTTATTTGCGCGATTTGAGTTCGGCGCTTTCGAATCTCAAACGCGAAGGTGTCGCACCGGAGCGTTTTCGTGCGCTTCTCACGATTGAACAAGGAAAATTAAGCGAGCAAGAGCGGATCAATCCGCGCACCAAAAAACCTTTTGGCAAAATTCTGGCGGCGGAAAAACGCCTCGCCAAAAATTTCGAGTTGGCTGATTTTTACGCGCGGTACCAGACTGCGCTCGACGAAAAAGGCTTCACGGATTTCGACGATTTGATTTTGTCAGTCGTCGAGAAGTTGAATTCCAAGGAAGAATTTTTGCTCGCCTATTTGCAGGAGAATTTTCTCTACGCGACAGTCGATGAATTCCAAGACACGAATAGTGCGCAAAACGCTATTCTCAAAGCGTGGGGGAGTTTCGACGCGAAGCCCAATCTCTGTGTCGTCGGCGATGACGACCAATCGATTTACCGTTTTCAGGGCGCGTCGCTCGCGAATATTCTCGACTTTCACGAAAATTTTCCCGCCGCGCAGATCGTCACACTGACGCGCAATTACCGCTCCACGCAAAAAATTCTCGCTGCGGCGGATTCAGTGATTGCCCATAATTCCGAGCGACTCGTAAATCGACTTGAAGGCATTTCCAAAAATTTGCTGGCGGAAAATTCCGCCGAAAATGCGCCCCTGCCGCAAATTGCTTTCGCGACGAGCGCGGCGGACGAGACTGTTTTCGTCGGCACAGAAATTCAAAAACTCATCGCCGCCAAAATTCCACTCGCTGAAATCGCCGTGATTTACCGCAATCGGCGACACGGCGACGAGCTCGCGGGTTTTTTGCAGCGCCACGCGATTCCGTTTTTTCGCGCGGATGGACTCGATGCACTCCAAAATTTCCGCGTGCGACAGCTCATCAAATTTCTCAAAATGTTGGTCGAGCCACGCGACGCGGTGAGCGCCCTCGCGACTTTTTTCGCTGATTTCACAGAGATTCCCGAAGTAGCAGTTTACAAAATTGCCGCCGCTGCCAATTTTCAAAAAAACCTGCTCGATGCTGCGCTCGAATCAGAGAATTCCGCCGCGCAGAATTTCGCGACCAAAATTCTCGGATTTCAAAAAATGCGCGCCGAACAGAACCTGCTCGAATTCATCGAAAATATCGTTGCGGGGAGCGGGATGAGTGCGCGAATTGCTGAAAATAAGGAGTTTGAATCAGCGGAGGCTTTGACGACTTTTCTCGCTTTCACCAAAAATTTCGCGATTTCTTATGATGAACCGACGCTCGAAAATTTGCTCGACGATTTGGCTGCGATGCGAAAAAATTCTCTCCCAATCAAGACGCCGTCGCGTGCGCACGCTGCACTCACACTCACGACGGCGCACGCCGCGAAAGGGCTCGAGTGGGAAAATGTTTTCGTGATTCACGCCGACGATAATTCCTGGGGCGGTCGCGCGCAGCGTGAAATGATCAAGTTGCCCGCGCTCGATGCCGCCTTGGAAAATTCCGCTGAGGACGACAAAGCGCAGAGATTGGAAGACGAGCGCCGCTTATTTTTCGTCGCGCTGACGCGGGCGAAGAAGCGGCTCACGATTTCTGTCGCGGGCAATTATGAATTTCGGGAGCTGGCACCTTCGCGTTTTCTCTCGGAAATTCCCGACAATTTAGCCACAAAAATTCAAATTCCTGCCGCTGAGTTCGCGAGCTTGCCGACGACTGTCGCGAGTCAGCTGAGCGAAGACACCCAAAAATTTCTCGCGAGCTTGCTCGAAAATTACCGACTTTCGCCAACTGGTCTCAATAATTTTCTCGCTTGTCCGCGTCGTTTCTTGCTGCAGAATTTACTCAAAATTCCAACGGCGATTTCGGTCGATGACCGGCTCGGTGCGATTTTCGGTACGGCGGTGCACGCCGCCTTCGAAGAGTTTTTCCGGGAATTCAAAAAAACCGGCGCGCTACCCAAAATCGAAATTGCTTTACTTGCCCTCCAAAAAAGCCTCGACCGCGAACCGCTGACTGTCGCTCAGCGCGAATCGCTCGAACGCGATGCGGTGCTCGCGCTTGAAAGATATCTTGACTCGCATTCCGCCAATCTGCGTCCGCCGCTCGAAGTCGAATTCAATTTCGCGCGACACGAAGTTCGATTGGATGCGATTCCTTTGACTGGTAAAATCGACCGTATCGATGCGATTCCGGATACGAAAAACGCAGTGCGTTTCATCGATTACAAATCGATGGCACCGCTCACGCCAGCGGCGATTCGGGGCGAGACGGCGAATTCGACGGGCGATGCCTACCGCCAACTTTTGTTTTATGCCTTGCTCGCTGAGCTCGACTCGCGTTTCATTTTTCAGGCGCGAGAATTGGTTTTGAGTTTCGTGCGACCTGACCAGAAGGGTGAATTTCGCGATGAAAGTTTCGCGCCGCAAAAAGCCGAGTTGGTCGAATTGCAAAAAACGATTCGCGAGGCGTGGGTCAAAATCCAAAAACTCGAATTCGACTGTGATGAATCGACCGATTGTTCAAGGTGTAGTTTTCGGGAGGTTTGCGGAAATTAGTCTTCGACTTCGATTTTTTTAATCTTGTTAGCCATTCTTATCTTTCCGCGCGTAATATTTTCAATAGTCTCTTTTAATTGGGGAATAGCTAAATCAATTCCCTCTAGAATATTTGCAATAGTTTCTCTATCGATTGTTTTTTGATTAAAAAGTCCTGACTCTAGATATTTGGAAGCTGTCTTTACGATATCGTCATGAGACTTTCCGTAAAGTTTATTGATATTTGTTTTTGCGTAAGTTTGACCAGGTTGAATCAATCTTAATTCAATTAACTTAAGAATTGCTCTTCGAGCATTTTGGCTGCGACTGAGCATTTCTTTGGCTTTTTCAAGTATTTCAAGTTCAGCGGCGACTTTATTTAGAAAAGCTAATTCGTTGGGATTTCTCGGCGATATTTCATTAGCTAATTCTGCGGGATTTCTTGGTATTAGTTCGTCCATGATTATGAATTTAAAAAATAAGACTTAATTTTAGCAATAAATATTTTCCGGTCAAGTTCTAATTTTCAAACAACCTCCTCCCAATTCTCAAGTTCGTCGCACCCGCTGCGACGGCGAGCTGCCAGTCGTCCGACATGCCGGCGGAGAATTGCGTGAGTCCGAATTTATCGCACAGAGCTTTGCCTTGCTCGAAAATCTCGCGCGTCTGAATTTCGTCTCCTGCCAGACCGATCGTCATCAAGCCGACGATTTTCAGATTGGGTAATTCGCGAATTGCCTTTACAGCGTCTTCCAAATCTTCTTCCAGAAATCCGTCTTTCTGCGTCTCGCGGGCGAGATTCACTTGCAAAAAAATCGGGAGTTTCTTGATGGCGGAGTTAACCCCCGAGTTAACTCGGGGGTTAACGGATTCATTTAAAAATCGAGGATTAATGGATTGATCCAAAATTTTCGCGACTTTCACACTGGCGACGCTTTCGATGACATCGAATTCGCGCGCAATTTCGCGAGCTTTATTCGACTGAATGCGCCCGACAAAGTGCTTTTCACATTCTGCGATTTCAGCTTTTTTCGCCAAAAATTCCTGTAAACGATTTTCACCAATGATTTTCACGCCGCTTTGCAAAAGTGCATTAATCTCAGCTGGCGAGCGATTTTTCGTGATGGCGACCAGCGAAATCTCGGCAGGATTTCGACCGTAATCGCGGCAAACAGCGGCGAGCTCGGTTTTAAATGCGGCGAGATTTTGGGGAATGTTGGACATATTATAATTTTGGGTCCCCGCTCCCGATTTCTCGAGGACAAGCTTCGCGAGGATGACAGTTAGCACAAGCTTTTTTTCATTTTTTACGCTAAAATTATCGCATAAAATGCAACTCCGCGTCGCTCTCATCGGTCGACCTAATGTCGGCAAATCCACGCTTTTCAATAATCTCATCGGCAAACATCTCGCGATTACCGCGGAGGAAGCCGGCACGACGCGCGATCGCATCGAGCGTGAGGTCATGATTAACCGCGTGAAATTCATCCTCACCGACGCTGGCGGCGTCGAGACCGCGAGTGGCGGTGATCTTGATGATGACATTCAGCGGCAGGTCCAATTCGCGATTGCGAATTCTGATTTGCTCGTTTTCATGGTCGATGCCAAATCCGAAATTACCGCTGAGGATTCGCACGCTGCCGAGATGCTGCGTCGGACATCCAAGCCGGTCATTTTCGTCGCCAATAAATTTGAGAATGACGATGTTACGAATTTAATGAATTTTGCGAGCTTCGGTTTCGATGTGCCGCTCGGGATTTCCGCGATTCACAAAAACGGACTCGACGAGCTCAAAAGCATTCTGACCAAGAAATTACGCAAAATTCGCTCAGAGAAAAAATTAAAACCGGAAAAAACTGAAATGAAAATCGCGGCGAAAGTCGCGGTCGTCGGTCGACCAAATGTCGGCAAGTCTTCGCTCGTCAACAAAATTCTCGGCGAAAAACGCTTCGTCGTCTCGGAGATTCCGTGCACGACGCGCGATGTCGGCGATGCAGTCGTCGAGGTCAATGGTCAGAAATTTCAATTGCTCGACACCGCGGGAATTCGTCGCGCGGGTAAGATTGGCAAAGGCATTGATCGTTTCGCGACTGGTCGGACATTGAATGCGATTTCGGACGCGGATGTCGCGTTGCTCTTGCTCGACGGTTCGGAAAAAGTCGTCGCGCAGGATTTGCATGTCGCCGAAAAAGTTCTCGCGGCGGGTTGTGGCATCATCATCGTCGTCAATAAAATCGATCTTTGGGATGAATTCGAAACTGCGCAAAAGACTTGGCTCAATGATCTTTCCGCGCGTTTCCAATTCGCGCGGTGGGTGAGTGTCGTGATGCTTTCCGCCGAGACTGGTCGTCACATTCCCAATCTTTTCGAACAAATTCTCGCAGTGCAGGCAGAGCGTGCGAAGCAAATTCCGACGCCAGAGCTGAATCGTTTTTTCAAAAAAATCGTCTCACAACACTCGCCGGCGCAGACCGACAACGCGAAAGCGCCGCCCAAAATTTACTATGTCACGCAGCTCAAAAATCAGAGACAGCCGACCTTCGCCCTGGTCGTGAATCGTCCGCTGGCGTTTCATTTCAGCTACCGCCGCTTCATCGAAAATCGTTTGCGTGAAGAATACGGTTTCGCGGGCGTGCCCCTCAAGATTGAATTCAGAGAGCGCAAAAGAGATGCGCGGAAGAATGCGGAGCGAGCGTAATTTAAATCAGCGTGCTGGAATCCAGTTTCAAATTTTCCTTGTCCTCGTTCCAAAGTTTCGGATTCAAAATAATGTAGTCGCGGATGCGATTTAGTTCTTCGTCGTCGCGGATGATGTGGTCGAAAAAATTGTTTTGCCAGACGCGGTCGAGAGCAGGGGTGATTTGGTGAATATTTTTTGTTACGGCAGATTTGAATGATCGAATTACCGTCGAAAGAGAATTTGGTTTTGGTGAAATTTTGGAATAATAGTTTGTTTTTCGCGTGTTTAAAAACATTGTATTTTGATTTTGTAGAAACGTTGCATGCAACGTTTCTACATCTAAACATGTGGTGTTTTTGGGATTTGGATTATCAATCACCACAATCCCATGCAGGTGATTAGGCATTATGACGAATTTATCTAAATTTACGTTCACAAAATGCGTCGGAATAGCGCGCCAACATCTCTCCACGATTTTTCCGAAATCTCCCAAAATCATTTGGTCGTTTCTGATTTCACCAAAAATATTTGCGCGGCTGTATGAGCAAATTGTGACGAAATAAAATCCGTCCTGGGAATAATCCCAATCTTTCAAGCGCGCTGAGCCGAGCTGAAATTTCTCTTCAAATCGCACCTGCCAAGTTTAGCAATTTGAAAATTTGTTAAACTCACTGAAACTAAAGTCTTCAAATGCTCGCCGACGAAATCGCGAAAATCTTGCTCGACCGCGGGGCGGTCAAGATCAATCCCGCCGAACCATTCACCTGGACGAGCGGAATTCGTGCGCCGATTTACTGCGACACGCGCGCGCTCATTTCTTTTCCTGATGCGCGCGAAAAAATCCTCGCGGGATTTTTGCAAAAGATTGCCGAGACAGGACTCACATTCGATGCGGTCGCCGGAGTCGCGACGGGCGCAATTGCTTTTGGCATGCTCGTCGCGGATCGCCTGAAAAAACCTTATATTTATGTGCGACCCGAGCCGCGCGACCATGGTACTTCGCGGCAAGTCGAGGGTTCGCTCGCTCAGAATTCCAAAGTTCTCGTCATCGAAGATTTGTTCTCGACGGCTGGCTCGACGGTCAAAGCCGTCGCTGCGCTGCGTTCCGAAATTTCCGCAGAGGTCGTCGGCGTGATCGCAATCTCGACTTACGAATTCGAAAAAGCCGCGACCAAGCTAGGAGAGGCTGAAGTGCGCTGGTGGACTTTGACGAATTTCACGGCGATTGTCGAACAGCTCGAAATCAGCGAAGCGGAGAAAAAAGCGGTGCTCGAATTTTCCGCCGACCCGGCGAGTTGGTTCGAAAATCAGAATAAAAAAACTTAATCTTATTTCTTACAAACTTAATCCTTAATCCTTAATTCTTAATCCTTACAAATTGAACCCACTGATTGCCAAAGTTCGCGCGATTATTCAGGAGAAACAAAGCAATCTGTGCGTCGCGGCGGATTTCACGCAGTGCGCCAAAGTCCTAGAATTAGCTGAAAAAATCGGTGACGAGATTTGCATGCTTAAGACGCATGTCGACATTCTCGAAGACTTCACGTCCGATTTTCCCAAAAAATTACGCGCAATGGCTGACCGCCAAAACTTCCTGATTTTCGAAGACCGCAAATTCGCGGACATCGGCAATACCGTTTCGCTTCAATTTGGCGGCGGGATTTATCACATTTCCGAGTGGGCGGATCTGATCAATGCGCACTCAATCGTGGGCGAGGGCATCATCGACGGATTGAAAAAGGTCAATAAAAATAGTGCTTTAATCCTGCTCGCGCAGATGACACCAGAAGGTAATTTGTTTGACGAAAGTTATGCGCTGAAGACTGTCGCGCTAGCGCAGCAGAATTCCGATTTCGTCGTCGGCTTCATCGGTTCGAGTGACCGACCGGAGGTACTCGCGAAAATTCGCAAGTCTGCCGGGGAGGATTTCCTGATTCTGACTCCTGGAATAAAACTGCAAAGTGGGGGAGATGGGCTCGGACAAACTTACAATACGCCGGAAAAAGCGATTCAAAATGGCGCGGACATCATCATCGTCGGGCGCGGAATTTACGCGAGTGCCGATCCGATTAGTGAAGCGGAGAAGTACCGCGCCGCAGGCTGGAATTCAATGAGAAAATTAGCGAATGAGTAAATGATTTAATTTTCTTATTTACTCATTGAATTATTAAATCATTGTTCTGCCCAGCTCTCACGGCCGTCGCCAGTGAGTTCGAATTTATCTCCCAAAAAGTGCGGCTTGGTGCCGAGCAAAATATCGCCGACGGCTTTCACATTCGCGAATATTTCGCGCAGATTTAGGCGAGTCTGACCAGTGTATGCTCGCAGATTAGCCGAAAAGCCGACCGCCTCGATCCCTAATTTCTCAGCCAAAAAGATTGCGCGCGGGAGATGAAATTCCTGACTCACGATTACCAGCTTCGTCGCGCCAAAAATTTCTCTGGCGCGGTAAATCGAATCGAAAGTGTCGAAGCCGGCGTAATCGGTGAAAATCGCGCGCGGCGGGATATTCTGTTTGAGCAGGTAGTCGCGCATTGCGTCCGTCTCATCATAATTCGTTCGCGAATTGTCACCACTCACAATGATCCTGAGGACTTTTTTGTCTACAAAAAGCTCGATTGCGGAGTCGAGTCGGTCGCGCAAGATGTCTGTCAGTTCGCCATTTTGCTTCACGCCTGCGCCGAGAACTAGGACGATTTGGCGATCTTTGATTTCCACAGCTTCACGAAAAATTTTATTTTTGGCGACTTGTCCAAC comes from Patescibacteria group bacterium and encodes:
- a CDS encoding transposase, coding for MRFEEKFQLGSARLKDWDYSQDGFYFVTICSYSRANIFGEIRNDQMILGDFGKIVERCWRAIPTHFVNVNLDKFVIMPNHLHGIVVIDNPNPKNTTCLDVETLHATFLQNQNTMFLNTRKTNYYSKISPKPNSLSTVIRSFKSAVTKNIHQITPALDRVWQNNFFDHIIRDDEELNRIRDYIILNPKLWNEDKENLKLDSSTLI
- a CDS encoding ElyC/SanA/YdcF family protein, with protein sequence MQRKIFLFRPRFIVLFLILILVSGILGANLWVGQVAKNKIFREAVEIKDRQIVLVLGAGVKQNGELTDILRDRLDSAIELFVDKKVLRIIVSGDNSRTNYDETDAMRDYLLKQNIPPRAIFTDYAGFDTFDSIYRAREIFGATKLVIVSQEFHLPRAIFLAEKLGIEAVGFSANLRAYTGQTRLNLREIFANVKAVGDILLGTKPHFLGDKFELTGDGRESWAEQ
- the der gene encoding ribosome biogenesis GTPase Der; translation: MQLRVALIGRPNVGKSTLFNNLIGKHLAITAEEAGTTRDRIEREVMINRVKFILTDAGGVETASGGDLDDDIQRQVQFAIANSDLLVFMVDAKSEITAEDSHAAEMLRRTSKPVIFVANKFENDDVTNLMNFASFGFDVPLGISAIHKNGLDELKSILTKKLRKIRSEKKLKPEKTEMKIAAKVAVVGRPNVGKSSLVNKILGEKRFVVSEIPCTTRDVGDAVVEVNGQKFQLLDTAGIRRAGKIGKGIDRFATGRTLNAISDADVALLLLDGSEKVVAQDLHVAEKVLAAGCGIIIVVNKIDLWDEFETAQKTWLNDLSARFQFARWVSVVMLSAETGRHIPNLFEQILAVQAERAKQIPTPELNRFFKKIVSQHSPAQTDNAKAPPKIYYVTQLKNQRQPTFALVVNRPLAFHFSYRRFIENRLREEYGFAGVPLKIEFRERKRDARKNAERA
- the pyrE gene encoding orotate phosphoribosyltransferase is translated as MLADEIAKILLDRGAVKINPAEPFTWTSGIRAPIYCDTRALISFPDAREKILAGFLQKIAETGLTFDAVAGVATGAIAFGMLVADRLKKPYIYVRPEPRDHGTSRQVEGSLAQNSKVLVIEDLFSTAGSTVKAVAALRSEISAEVVGVIAISTYEFEKAATKLGEAEVRWWTLTNFTAIVEQLEISEAEKKAVLEFSADPASWFENQNKKT
- the pyrF gene encoding orotidine-5'-phosphate decarboxylase; its protein translation is MNPLIAKVRAIIQEKQSNLCVAADFTQCAKVLELAEKIGDEICMLKTHVDILEDFTSDFPKKLRAMADRQNFLIFEDRKFADIGNTVSLQFGGGIYHISEWADLINAHSIVGEGIIDGLKKVNKNSALILLAQMTPEGNLFDESYALKTVALAQQNSDFVVGFIGSSDRPEVLAKIRKSAGEDFLILTPGIKLQSGGDGLGQTYNTPEKAIQNGADIIIVGRGIYASADPISEAEKYRAAGWNSMRKLANE
- a CDS encoding ATP-dependent DNA helicase: MNFAQKFQTELDRLNPAQRAAVENIEGPLLIVAGPGTGKTQTLALRLANILQKTQARPHNLLALTFTESGAIALKKRLASVIGSEAFGISAFTFHAFCARLHATFPSEFATTRERIPIDALRQIQVFREILSSGKFELLAPLRAPDLYLRDLSSALSNLKREGVAPERFRALLTIEQGKLSEQERINPRTKKPFGKILAAEKRLAKNFELADFYARYQTALDEKGFTDFDDLILSVVEKLNSKEEFLLAYLQENFLYATVDEFQDTNSAQNAILKAWGSFDAKPNLCVVGDDDQSIYRFQGASLANILDFHENFPAAQIVTLTRNYRSTQKILAAADSVIAHNSERLVNRLEGISKNLLAENSAENAPLPQIAFATSAADETVFVGTEIQKLIAAKIPLAEIAVIYRNRRHGDELAGFLQRHAIPFFRADGLDALQNFRVRQLIKFLKMLVEPRDAVSALATFFADFTEIPEVAVYKIAAAANFQKNLLDAALESENSAAQNFATKILGFQKMRAEQNLLEFIENIVAGSGMSARIAENKEFESAEALTTFLAFTKNFAISYDEPTLENLLDDLAAMRKNSLPIKTPSRAHAALTLTTAHAAKGLEWENVFVIHADDNSWGGRAQREMIKLPALDAALENSAEDDKAQRLEDERRLFFVALTRAKKRLTISVAGNYEFRELAPSRFLSEIPDNLATKIQIPAAEFASLPTTVASQLSEDTQKFLASLLENYRLSPTGLNNFLACPRRFLLQNLLKIPTAISVDDRLGAIFGTAVHAAFEEFFREFKKTGALPKIEIALLALQKSLDREPLTVAQRESLERDAVLALERYLDSHSANLRPPLEVEFNFARHEVRLDAIPLTGKIDRIDAIPDTKNAVRFIDYKSMAPLTPAAIRGETANSTGDAYRQLLFYALLAELDSRFIFQARELVLSFVRPDQKGEFRDESFAPQKAELVELQKTIREAWVKIQKLEFDCDESTDCSRCSFREVCGN
- a CDS encoding YggS family pyridoxal phosphate-dependent enzyme; amino-acid sequence: MSNIPQNLAAFKTELAAVCRDYGRNPAEISLVAITKNRSPAEINALLQSGVKIIGENRLQEFLAKKAEIAECEKHFVGRIQSNKAREIAREFDVIESVASVKVAKILDQSINPRFLNESVNPRVNSGVNSAIKKLPIFLQVNLARETQKDGFLEEDLEDAVKAIRELPNLKIVGLMTIGLAGDEIQTREIFEQGKALCDKFGLTQFSAGMSDDWQLAVAAGATNLRIGRRLFEN